CCAGGTCGACCCGTACGTCGCGCGCCGCGCCGCCCTCGACCACCTGCACGCCGAAGCCGCCGCCGGCCAGCGCCAGCAGCGAGTTGACCGGTACGGACAGCACCCCCTTCCGGGTCTCGCCGGTCAGCCGCACGGTCACCGGGGACCGGTCCGGTCCCTTGGCCCCGGCGGCGTCGTCGAGGGCCACCGTCACCTCCACCTTCGGCTTGTCGCCTCCGCCGGAGCCGCCGCCCGCACCCCCGCCCCCGCCGCCCGGGGGATCGTCGGGATTGGCGGTGCTGCCCACCGACTCGACGGTCCCGCCGGCCGTGCCGCCGCCCGGCAGGTCGACGGTGACCTTGTCCCCGGTCTTCACCGAGCCCGCCTTCGCCACGTCCAACGCGAAGCGGACCGAGCGCCGCGTCCCGGTCAGCGTCAGCACCGGTTTGCCCGGAGCCGCCTCGTCGCCGACCGCCGCGTCGTTCTTCTGCACCCGCTGCGGGCCGGAGGCGAAGGCGACGGCCTCCTTGGCGAGCTCGCCCGTCTCCTTCTCCTTGTGGGCCTTCTGCCACCGCTTGACCGCCGCCGTCGTGCCCGCCGTGAAGGTGCCGTCCGACGCGTCCAGGCCCGTCCCGTACCCGAGGGCCAGCAGGTTCTGCTTGAGCTGCTTGACGTCCTCGCCCTTGTCCCCGCCCTTCAGCGGGCGGTACATCGGCGTGGCCCCGTACATGAGGCGCACCGCCCTGCCGTCGACCTCGTACAGCCTGTCGTCCCGCTCGACCACCGAGCCCTCCGCCGCCGTCCAGGTCAGCACCCCGGGCCCGGCGGCGTTCTGCTTGCGCTCCTTCGCGTAGCCGAGGGTCCCCTCGACCTGGAGGCCGGAGTCGAGGTCGCCGCGCTTGACGGGGGCGGTGGCCGGCGGGAGGCCATCGGCGCGGCGGTCACCGGACCGGCCGGAGTCCTCCTGTGGTCCGGCCAGCACCACGTAGCCACCGCCGGACGCGGCGAGCAGCACGGCCAGGGAAGCGAGCAGCCACCCGCGCCGCCTCCTCACGCCGCTTCACACTTCTTCTGGGCCTCCTCGAAGGCCTTCTCCTGGCCCTTGGGGATCTCCGTGGCGCTCTTCATGCCGCCCGTGTACTCGGGGTCCTTGAGGTTGACGCCGTGCTCGCGCATGCACCGGACCCACTTGAGTTCCTTGTCCTTCTCCTCCTGCGTGGGACCGGCGCCGGAGCCGGGGCCCTTCATCCCGCACGCCTCCATCGCCTTCCGCATCGTCTCCGGATCGGCGCCGCCGCCGAGCGTCATGCCGCGCGGATCCTGGCCGGGTTCCGGATCGGGCGCGTCGATGCCGTGTTCGCGCAGGCACGTGCGCATCTTGAGCGCGTCGTCGGCGATCTTCCCGCTGTCGCCGCCGCCTCCGCTCCCGCTCGACGCGTTGCCGCCGGCCGCGCCGTCCTTCTTGCCGCCCGATCCGCCCGATCCGCCCGAACCGTCGGACCCGCCCGAACCGCCCGAACCGTCGGAGGCACCTGTTCCGCCCGTGCACGCGGTCACGAAGAGGGTCAGACCGGTGAGCACCGCGGCCGTGCCGAGGGTCATGGATCGCTGCGAGGGTCGCCGTATGTGTCGCTTCATGGGCCCGACCCTGGGGCAAGGCGGGGTTTCGCTTCCCTCTCCCACCGGCCTTACGACGAGGAAATGTCCTTCTCGGGTAAAGAGGACGAATGCGAGTTCTGGTGGTGGAGGACGAGGAGTTCCTCCGGGAGATGATCGCCGAGGGGCTGCGCGGCGACGCGCTGGCCGTCGACGAGGCGGGCGACGGCCTGGAGGCACTGCACCGGCTGCGCCTCGGCGAGTACGACGTCCTCGTGCTCGACCGCGACCTGCCCGGCCTGCACGGCGACGAGGTCTGCCGCCAGGTGGTGCGCGAGCGGCTGCTGACCCGGGTGCTGATGCTGACCGCGTTCGGGAGCGTCCGGGACCGGGTGGAGGGCCTCGGTCTCGGCGCGGACGACTACCTCACCAAGCCGTTCGCCTACGACGAGCTGCTCGCCCGGGTCCTGGCACTGGGCCGGCGCGCCCATCCGGCGCTGCCTCCCGTGCTGGAGCGTTCGGGCATCGCCGTGGACACCGCCCGGCGGTCCGCCACCCGCGACGGCCACCGGCTGGCGCTGTCCCGCAAGGAGTTCGCGGTGCTGGAGGCGCTGTTGCGCGCCGAGGGAGCGGTCCTCAGCAGCGACGACCTGATCGAGCGCGTGTGGGAGGAGGACACCTCCTACCGCACCAACGCCGTACGGGTGACCTTGAGCAAACTGCGCGCGAAGCTGGGCGAGCCGCCGCTGATCGAGACGGTGCCGGGCGCCGGCTACCGGATCGGTGGTCCGCGATGAGAGCGGTGCTCCGCTCCGAGCGCGCCCGCCTCACCACCCTCTACGGCGCGCTGCTCCTGCTCGCCGGCGGCGGCCTGGTCGCCCTGGTGAACGTACTCGTCCGCAACGGGCTCCCCTCCCGCATCAACGGCGCCGTGACCACCACCATCCCCGCCTTCCGGCAGGGCGCGGGCCCGGTGCCCGGCGAGAAGGTCTGGGTGCCCGCCGAGCGTCTCCCGGCCGAGGCCGTGCCGACCGCCGAGCAACTGGAGTCGTACCGGGTCACCCGCAACGTCTCCGCCGCCGTCGAACAGGCCACCCTCCACGAGCTCCTCGTCGTGTCCCTCGTCGCCCTCGCCGTCTTCGCCGCCGTGTCCATGTGGCTGGCCTGGTGGATGGCCGGCCGCGTGCTGCGCCCCGTCGGCGTGATCACGGAGACGGCCCGCCGGCTGTCCGGCGCCAACCTGCACGAACGGATCGACCTCCAGGCGCCGCCCGGCGAACTGAAGCGGCTCGCCGACACCTTCGACGGGATGCTGGACCGCATGGAGGGCCTGGTCGGGGCGCAGCGCCGGTTCGCCGCGAACGCCGCCCACGAGCTGCGGACCCCGCTGGCCGTACAGCGGGCGGCGGCCGAGATCGGGTTGGCGGGAGAGCCGACACCGCAGAAGGTGGCCCGGATCCGCCACAAGCTGATCGGCGTCGCGGAGTCGAGCGAGCACCTCATCGAGTCGCTGCTGCTCCTCGCCGTCTCGGAGGAGGGGTTGGAGAAGACGGCACCGGTGGACCTGGCGGCCCTCACGGCGACGGTGGCGGACGCGATGGCGGACGCGGCGGCCGGGTCCGCGGACGGGTCGGTGGGGGCGGCCGGGACGGCGAAGGTCGCGACGGTGGGGGCGGCGACGGTCGGAACGGCCGCTGTGGTCGGGGCGGCGGGGGTCGGGACCGTGGCGGACGGGGCGGCCGCGCACGGGACCACGGTGCACGCGGTGGTCGTGGGCGGCGGCCGCGCGCCGGCGGGCGGGGACGGGGTCGCGGGCGGGGCGGCGGGGGTCGGGGACCTGGCCGCCGAGATCTCGGCGCGCGGGACGCCGGTACCCTCCGGGTCGACGCCGACCGTCGTACGGGAGCTCGGGCCGTTGACGGTCACAGGTGACCGGGCGTTGCTCGGCCACCTGGTGCGGAACCTGCTGGCCAACGCGGTCCGGCACAACCGGGCGGGCGGCCGGGTGAGCGTCACGACCTGCGCCGACGGCTCGTTGACGGTGTCGAACACCGGGCCGGTGATAGAGCCGGGCGACGTGCCGCGCCTGCTGGAGCCGTTCCGGCGCCGCGCCGAACGGCTGCACACGGCCGGCGAGGGCGCCGGGCTGGGGTTGTCGATCGTCGCCTCGATCGCGCGGGCCCACGGGGCGGAGCTGAGGGCCCGGGCCAACCCGGCGCCGGAGGGCGGTCTCACGGTCCGCGTCGAGTTCCCCACCCCCACCCCCGGCCCGCCTCCAGGCCCCGCGCCCGGCGCCGCCCCGGACCCTCGTCCCTGACCCGCGCCCGGCCGCACTCCCGGCGTCCGCCGCCCGCGCCCCGCCCCCCGGCCCGCCCGCGCCCCGGCGCCCCGTCCACCCGGCCCCGGCCCCGCGCCCACCCCGGCCCCCGCGCCCCGGGTCCGCCCGCGCCCCGCACCCCGGCCCCGCGCCCACCCGACCCTGGCGCCCCGCGCCCCCGCGCCCCCCCACCCTGCCGCGCCGAAGAGGTCCCCCCTTCGGTGAATTGGAAGATCCGCTGTGTACGGTCGATTGAATGAGCAAGTTCGTCCGAGCCCGTCCCGGTCGCCCCGTCCGCACCCGAGCCCCCCGGCAGCGCAACCTCCGGGCCCTCGCCGTCGCGGCGGGTCTCGGCCTGCTCCTCTTCACCGCCGGTTGGGTCCACGTCGCCCGCGACACCCCGGGGGCCGACCCCGGCTCGGCCCACCCGGACTCCCGCCCGAGGACCGCGGCGGACCGCGCGGCACTCGCCGAGGACCGGGCCCGCCCGCGGGGCAACGACGTCCTCCCGGGGCTCGGCAAGGCGACCCGGGCCAGGATCCCGAAGGACTCCCGGCAGTTGATCGTGGTCACGGGCAAGTCCGCGGTCTCCTCCGAGTCCGTCGTGACCCTCTGGTCGCGCTCCGCGCCCGGCGGCGACTGGATCCGGGCGGACACCTGGCCGGCCCGCAACGGGGCGAAGGGCTGGTCCGCGCCCGAGGAGCGCACCTACGGGGACCTGACCTCCCCGCAGGGCGTCTACTCCCTGACCGACGCGGGCGGTCTGCTGCCGAAGCCGCCGGGCACGAAGTTCTCGTACGACGAGGACGACGGCTTCGTCGCCACGGGCACCGGAGTGAACGGCGAGCCCCTGACCGGCGCCTTCGACTACGTCGTGGCGATCGACTTCAACCGGGAACGGGGGGTGTCGCCGCTCGACCCGCGCAAGCCGCAGGGCGAGGAGCGGGGCGGCAACATCTGGCTGCACGTGGACCACGACGGGCCCTCGCAGGGCTGCGTCGGCATCCCCAAGGAGGCGATGAAGAAGCTCCTGCAGACCCTGGACCCGGCGGCGAAGCCCGTCGTCGTCATGGGGCCGCGGGGATTCTGACCGTGGTCTCCCGGCGGCCGGCGCGGCCTTCCCGCGCGAGCAGCGCGATGTACGCGAGGTCGAACACCGAGCACAGCACCCCGAGCCCGAGGATGAACGGGGCGTCCTCGATCACCCCGAAGAGCAGGGTCGGCGCCAGCGTCCCGAGCCACTTCGCGACGGCGATGACGAGGGACTGCCCGCGCGGCCCGCGCCGGCCCGCGTACAGGGCGATGAAGAGGCCGGACATCAGCAGGTTCTGCAGGAACGCGGAGTAGCGCGACGCGTCGTGCGTCCCGAACTGCGCCAGGAACAGCCACTGCACGGCGAAGGCGCCGGCGAAGACGAGCGCGCTCCACCCGGCGAACAGGGGCCGGGTCACGAACTCCGGCAGCTCCGCCCGCCCGAACCGCAGGTAGGTGCCGATGATGACGACGTCGGCGGCGGCCCACACCACGTTGACCACGCCCTGCGGGGACACCCCGGCGAGGAAGTCGGTCGTGGCGTACGTCGCTTCCCAGGCGAAGTTCAACGCGAGGGCGGCGACCGGCATGGCGTAGGTGCGGTCCCGCAGCCCGACCCGGATC
This region of Streptomyces sp. NBC_00513 genomic DNA includes:
- a CDS encoding peptidoglycan-binding protein, with amino-acid sequence MRRRRGWLLASLAVLLAASGGGYVVLAGPQEDSGRSGDRRADGLPPATAPVKRGDLDSGLQVEGTLGYAKERKQNAAGPGVLTWTAAEGSVVERDDRLYEVDGRAVRLMYGATPMYRPLKGGDKGEDVKQLKQNLLALGYGTGLDASDGTFTAGTTAAVKRWQKAHKEKETGELAKEAVAFASGPQRVQKNDAAVGDEAAPGKPVLTLTGTRRSVRFALDVAKAGSVKTGDKVTVDLPGGGTAGGTVESVGSTANPDDPPGGGGGGAGGGSGGGDKPKVEVTVALDDAAGAKGPDRSPVTVRLTGETRKGVLSVPVNSLLALAGGGFGVQVVEGGAARDVRVDLGMFGQGRVEVTGDSLKEGMRVGVPTT
- a CDS encoding response regulator transcription factor, producing the protein MRVLVVEDEEFLREMIAEGLRGDALAVDEAGDGLEALHRLRLGEYDVLVLDRDLPGLHGDEVCRQVVRERLLTRVLMLTAFGSVRDRVEGLGLGADDYLTKPFAYDELLARVLALGRRAHPALPPVLERSGIAVDTARRSATRDGHRLALSRKEFAVLEALLRAEGAVLSSDDLIERVWEEDTSYRTNAVRVTLSKLRAKLGEPPLIETVPGAGYRIGGPR
- a CDS encoding HAMP domain-containing sensor histidine kinase, coding for MRAVLRSERARLTTLYGALLLLAGGGLVALVNVLVRNGLPSRINGAVTTTIPAFRQGAGPVPGEKVWVPAERLPAEAVPTAEQLESYRVTRNVSAAVEQATLHELLVVSLVALAVFAAVSMWLAWWMAGRVLRPVGVITETARRLSGANLHERIDLQAPPGELKRLADTFDGMLDRMEGLVGAQRRFAANAAHELRTPLAVQRAAAEIGLAGEPTPQKVARIRHKLIGVAESSEHLIESLLLLAVSEEGLEKTAPVDLAALTATVADAMADAAAGSADGSVGAAGTAKVATVGAATVGTAAVVGAAGVGTVADGAAAHGTTVHAVVVGGGRAPAGGDGVAGGAAGVGDLAAEISARGTPVPSGSTPTVVRELGPLTVTGDRALLGHLVRNLLANAVRHNRAGGRVSVTTCADGSLTVSNTGPVIEPGDVPRLLEPFRRRAERLHTAGEGAGLGLSIVASIARAHGAELRARANPAPEGGLTVRVEFPTPTPGPPPGPAPGAAPDPRP
- a CDS encoding L,D-transpeptidase family protein, whose product is MSKFVRARPGRPVRTRAPRQRNLRALAVAAGLGLLLFTAGWVHVARDTPGADPGSAHPDSRPRTAADRAALAEDRARPRGNDVLPGLGKATRARIPKDSRQLIVVTGKSAVSSESVVTLWSRSAPGGDWIRADTWPARNGAKGWSAPEERTYGDLTSPQGVYSLTDAGGLLPKPPGTKFSYDEDDGFVATGTGVNGEPLTGAFDYVVAIDFNRERGVSPLDPRKPQGEERGGNIWLHVDHDGPSQGCVGIPKEAMKKLLQTLDPAAKPVVVMGPRGF